A genome region from Maridesulfovibrio salexigens DSM 2638 includes the following:
- a CDS encoding 4Fe-4S binding protein, with protein sequence MKKISPELLRDSIQCAMTLFCIWVGYRFYLFYQWMIGNSDVAVTKPGAVEGFLPISSLLSLKQLFTKGIFDEVHPAGLTIFIAVLVMSLIMRKGFCGYLCPVGFIHNLLNKIGRKIGKTVTVKGKIEFGMLIPKYIALAFFVITVFKMGGRELQAFIRSPYNFTAEAKMMLFFTDMSITAALVVGTILALGIFIPYFWCRFLCPYGALLGILAKVSPIAIKREEDKCISCGKCNKACPGGIEVDRKQTINSPECVGCTQCINACPVDGCLNVTDRLSRVKLPWYVIAAGSLVILLVYYAAAKFTNHWDSPYPLEMLRKYYMMM encoded by the coding sequence ATGAAAAAAATATCCCCTGAACTGCTGCGGGATTCCATTCAGTGTGCCATGACTCTGTTCTGCATCTGGGTGGGATACCGCTTTTATCTTTTCTACCAATGGATGATCGGCAATTCAGATGTTGCCGTGACCAAGCCCGGAGCAGTTGAAGGCTTTCTGCCTATCAGCTCCCTGCTTTCCCTGAAACAGCTCTTTACCAAGGGCATATTCGATGAAGTCCATCCCGCAGGACTGACCATTTTCATTGCGGTTCTGGTCATGAGTTTGATCATGCGCAAAGGATTCTGTGGCTATCTCTGTCCGGTAGGATTCATCCACAATCTGCTCAACAAAATTGGCCGCAAAATAGGTAAGACCGTCACAGTCAAAGGTAAGATTGAATTCGGGATGCTGATCCCCAAATACATAGCCCTAGCCTTCTTTGTAATAACCGTCTTCAAGATGGGCGGTCGCGAACTGCAAGCTTTTATCCGTTCACCGTACAATTTCACGGCTGAAGCAAAAATGATGCTCTTCTTCACTGACATGAGCATTACAGCAGCACTGGTTGTCGGGACAATATTAGCGCTGGGTATCTTCATTCCTTACTTCTGGTGCCGCTTCCTCTGCCCTTACGGAGCACTGCTGGGCATCCTCGCCAAGGTATCCCCCATTGCCATCAAACGAGAAGAAGACAAATGCATCAGCTGTGGCAAATGCAACAAGGCCTGCCCCGGCGGAATCGAAGTAGACCGCAAACAAACCATCAACTCACCGGAGTGTGTAGGATGCACACAATGCATCAACGCATGCCCGGTAGACGGCTGCCTGAACGTCACAGACCGCTTAAGCAGAGTGAAACTGCCGTGGTATGTAATCGCTGCCGGATCATTGGTGATCCTGCTGGTATATTACGCCGCTGCCAAGTTCACCAACCATTGGGATTCTCCCTACCCTCTGGAAATGCTGCGTAAATATTATATGATGATGTAA
- a CDS encoding amino acid permease — translation MNTKMIGAISVVAGTSIGAGMLGLPITLGNLGFATGASALVFMWIVAAYSALMLLEINLEFGQGVNFNYMTGKILGRTGQLIGTGSVFFLLYCLIVAYLSGLGGLVSNATGLDPRTGTVILTAISVVILVAGTHFVVQANKFLFIAMLVAMLASFIVLGGHVDTSYLTQGNPTPAALFVTLPVLITSFGYHVCIPSIVTYIGEDKKSLIRIMLIGGALPSLCYLLWLFLSLSSTTPEQLASMNNVDALVELISGGIGWVKTIVSIFAALALVTSFFGVSLSLFDLVAETFKRKDTNMGRTGTGLIVFVPPLIASLMAPDGFIAALAHAGAAFTVIAVLLPCIMIWKMRAAGLNQKFRAFGGRPAIVASFLCGVAIILANYVHA, via the coding sequence TTGAATACTAAGATGATCGGTGCAATCAGTGTGGTTGCAGGGACCTCTATCGGCGCAGGTATGCTTGGACTGCCCATTACGCTAGGAAATTTAGGATTTGCAACCGGGGCAAGCGCGCTTGTCTTCATGTGGATTGTGGCTGCTTATTCTGCATTGATGCTGCTTGAAATCAACCTTGAGTTTGGGCAGGGGGTTAATTTTAACTACATGACGGGGAAGATTCTCGGTCGCACCGGGCAGTTGATCGGTACCGGAAGTGTTTTCTTCCTATTATATTGCTTGATTGTTGCTTACCTGAGTGGTCTCGGGGGACTTGTCTCCAATGCAACAGGACTTGACCCCCGCACGGGCACCGTAATCCTTACAGCTATAAGTGTAGTTATTCTCGTAGCCGGAACCCATTTTGTGGTGCAGGCAAATAAATTCTTATTCATCGCCATGCTGGTGGCAATGCTGGCGAGCTTCATAGTTCTGGGCGGACATGTAGATACAAGTTACCTGACGCAGGGTAATCCGACTCCCGCAGCTTTGTTTGTTACTCTCCCCGTACTGATCACTTCATTCGGGTATCATGTCTGTATTCCAAGTATTGTGACGTATATAGGTGAGGACAAAAAGAGTCTCATCCGTATTATGCTTATTGGTGGAGCTCTGCCCAGCCTTTGCTATCTTCTCTGGCTCTTTCTCTCGCTCAGCAGCACTACTCCTGAGCAATTAGCGTCAATGAACAATGTAGACGCATTAGTGGAATTGATCAGTGGAGGAATCGGCTGGGTTAAAACTATTGTTTCTATTTTTGCGGCTCTTGCTCTGGTGACTTCTTTCTTTGGGGTTTCATTGAGTCTTTTTGATCTGGTCGCTGAGACTTTTAAGCGCAAAGACACCAACATGGGCCGAACAGGAACCGGGCTTATAGTTTTTGTGCCACCGCTTATAGCCTCTTTGATGGCTCCGGACGGTTTCATTGCCGCTCTTGCTCATGCCGGGGCTGCTTTTACTGTTATCGCTGTTCTGCTGCCTTGTATTATGATCTGGAAAATGCGCGCAGCAGGACTAAATCAGAAATTCAGGGCCTTTGGAGGGCGACCGGCCATTGTCGCCAGCTTCTTGTGCGGGGTGGCAATTATCCTCGCAAATTACGTGCACGCATAA
- a CDS encoding aldehyde ferredoxin oxidoreductase family protein, whose amino-acid sequence MPRILRINTRTKEFKFEELGDYAGLGGRALTSRVVNTEVPGDCHPLSAENKLVWAAGILAGSGAANSGRLSCGAKSPLTGGIKESNSGGQFAQVLPRLDIQAIIFEDKPEMDAPFSIVEIYADRVEFKDATPIVGKDNYPAHEELKKIYGDKAVTALAGPAGEQCLAASTIQFSDPHLNPARSAGRGGMGAVMGSKKVKAVVLDPEAKGRIKPVNEEAFKVARKRWLEILMGHPVTSEGLPAFGTAILVNIINEAGALPTKNFRYGRFDDVADISGEKIAEVIESRGGKTKEGCHTGCVIQCSQRYNDKDGNYLTSGFEYETVWGFGANCLINDIDDIATMDRICDEKGIDTIEMGCTMAVAMDGGVLEWGDSKAGIELLQKIGSSDAMGRIIGNGADFAGQAFGVDRIPTVKGQGLPAYDPRSVKGVGVTYATTPMGGDHTAGYAVATNILKVGGDVDPLSKEGQIELSKNLQIATATIDGLGLCLFVAFAVLDTEDAVQCMCDLVAATHGIEFTADDFIALGVNTLKDELEFNRKAGFTKSDDQLPRFFSEEKLEPHDTVWEYTVEELQAAKV is encoded by the coding sequence ATGCCCAGAATCCTAAGAATCAATACCCGCACTAAAGAGTTCAAATTTGAAGAACTTGGTGATTACGCTGGTCTCGGTGGACGCGCCCTGACCTCCAGAGTCGTAAACACAGAAGTTCCCGGCGATTGTCATCCTCTTTCCGCAGAGAACAAGCTCGTATGGGCTGCCGGTATCCTCGCTGGTTCCGGTGCTGCCAACTCCGGCAGACTCTCCTGTGGTGCAAAGTCTCCTCTGACTGGCGGTATCAAGGAAAGTAACTCCGGTGGACAGTTCGCACAGGTTCTGCCCCGCCTCGATATTCAAGCAATTATTTTCGAAGATAAGCCCGAAATGGATGCTCCTTTCTCTATCGTAGAGATTTACGCTGACCGCGTAGAATTCAAGGATGCTACCCCCATCGTGGGCAAAGACAACTATCCTGCACACGAAGAGCTCAAAAAGATTTACGGCGACAAGGCCGTTACCGCTCTGGCCGGTCCTGCCGGTGAGCAGTGCCTTGCTGCATCCACCATCCAGTTTTCCGATCCGCACCTGAATCCTGCCCGTTCCGCAGGTCGTGGCGGCATGGGCGCGGTTATGGGTTCCAAAAAGGTCAAGGCTGTTGTTCTTGATCCCGAAGCTAAAGGCCGTATTAAGCCCGTTAATGAAGAAGCTTTCAAGGTTGCCCGTAAACGCTGGCTTGAAATCCTCATGGGTCACCCCGTAACCAGCGAAGGTCTGCCCGCATTCGGTACCGCTATCCTCGTTAACATTATTAACGAAGCTGGCGCACTGCCCACCAAGAACTTCCGTTACGGTCGTTTTGATGATGTTGCTGATATCTCCGGTGAAAAAATCGCTGAAGTTATCGAATCCCGCGGCGGTAAAACCAAAGAAGGTTGTCATACCGGTTGTGTTATCCAGTGCTCCCAGCGCTACAATGACAAAGACGGTAATTACCTGACTTCCGGTTTTGAGTACGAAACCGTTTGGGGTTTCGGTGCAAACTGCCTGATTAACGACATCGACGATATCGCTACTATGGACCGTATCTGTGATGAAAAAGGTATCGACACCATCGAAATGGGTTGTACCATGGCAGTTGCAATGGACGGTGGCGTTCTTGAATGGGGTGATAGCAAAGCCGGTATCGAACTGCTCCAGAAAATCGGTTCTTCCGATGCTATGGGCCGCATCATCGGTAACGGTGCAGACTTCGCAGGTCAGGCTTTCGGCGTAGACCGTATCCCCACTGTTAAAGGTCAGGGTCTGCCCGCATATGATCCCCGCTCCGTAAAGGGTGTCGGCGTTACTTACGCTACCACTCCCATGGGTGGTGACCACACTGCCGGTTACGCAGTTGCAACCAACATCCTCAAGGTTGGTGGTGATGTTGATCCTCTTTCCAAGGAAGGCCAGATCGAACTTTCCAAGAACCTCCAGATTGCTACCGCAACTATCGATGGCCTCGGCCTCTGCCTGTTCGTAGCATTCGCAGTTCTGGATACTGAAGATGCAGTTCAGTGCATGTGTGACCTTGTTGCCGCAACACACGGTATCGAATTCACCGCTGATGACTTCATCGCACTCGGCGTGAATACCCTTAAGGATGAACTCGAGTTCAACCGCAAGGCCGGTTTCACCAAGAGCGATGATCAGCTGCCCCGTTTCTTCAGCGAAGAAAAGCTTGAGCCCCATGACACTGTCTGGGAATACACTGTTGAAGAACTTCAGGCTGCTAAAGTCTAA
- a CDS encoding universal stress protein produces MSVKTILWPTDLSRYSRESIDEVVSLSKLHNSKVVVLYSAIDLCSYFPAYGNYPDQDRLNDFRDWEVEKARKTLNKLCDEELRSCPLIEIRLTLGDPVTNIIEQAEKENADLIVISSHGLGREKNNSAPDVIGSVAEQVIKKSPVSVHVIKNT; encoded by the coding sequence ATGTCAGTAAAAACTATCCTGTGGCCGACGGACCTGTCGCGCTATTCACGGGAATCAATAGATGAAGTAGTTTCCCTGTCAAAGCTCCACAACTCCAAAGTTGTTGTCCTTTATTCCGCCATTGATCTCTGCTCCTACTTTCCCGCTTACGGAAACTACCCTGACCAGGACCGCTTGAATGACTTCCGTGACTGGGAAGTAGAAAAAGCCCGCAAGACCCTGAATAAACTATGTGATGAAGAGCTGAGAAGCTGCCCGCTGATTGAAATCAGGCTCACTCTTGGTGATCCGGTTACTAACATCATTGAACAAGCTGAAAAAGAAAATGCCGACCTGATCGTCATATCCAGCCACGGACTTGGACGTGAGAAGAATAACTCCGCTCCCGATGTAATAGGAAGTGTTGCAGAGCAAGTAATCAAAAAGTCCCCGGTATCGGTGCACGTAATCAAGAACACATAA
- the secD gene encoding protein translocase subunit SecD produces the protein MNGSLRWKIVLTLLVVVFGVSYLLPSLPAVQNSGMARFLPDDKISLGLDLKGGIHLTLGVDMDKAMDNNLARMGDDLKAVAREEGVIVLKPTVLKGERIEAVLLKEAQKDKLEKLVKDTFGNLTILSTAVKPDGKVTYVFAPTPEYKKYLTKLTMDQAIKTIRNRIDQFGVAEPDIRKQQGNRIQVQLPGMQDPERAIKIIGKTAHLEFKLVDDVADLEKAQKGIVAPGRELTVIMHRLPDGSYIEKPIVLKKDAMLTGEYITDAQTRFDQFNQPYVTLNFNSRGARIFERVTGENIKKRMAIVLDGKVYSAPTIQDKIAGGRASITGSYTTEEAHDLAIVLRAGSLPAPVKILEQRTVGPSLGQESIDKGISAAVVGSVLVLVFMLVYYGFAGIVADVVLVLNVVLILAGLAAFGATLTLPGIAGIILTIGMAVDANVIIFERIREELRRGLTAKAAIVEGYSRATLTILDANITTVIAAVILYQFGTGPVRGFAVTLTLGIITSMFTAIFVTRILFDLYTSKRAADAPLNI, from the coding sequence ATGAACGGGAGTCTTCGTTGGAAAATAGTTCTGACCCTGCTTGTTGTCGTGTTTGGAGTTTCTTACCTCCTTCCTTCACTGCCTGCGGTTCAGAATTCGGGAATGGCTCGCTTCCTGCCTGATGACAAAATCAGTTTGGGACTTGACCTTAAGGGCGGTATCCACCTCACACTCGGTGTTGATATGGATAAAGCCATGGATAACAACCTTGCTCGTATGGGAGACGATCTTAAAGCCGTTGCCCGCGAGGAAGGTGTAATTGTTTTGAAGCCCACAGTGCTTAAGGGTGAAAGAATCGAAGCGGTTCTTCTTAAGGAAGCCCAGAAGGATAAGCTGGAAAAGCTTGTTAAAGATACCTTCGGCAACCTCACCATTCTCAGCACAGCAGTGAAGCCTGACGGCAAAGTCACTTACGTTTTTGCTCCCACTCCGGAATACAAAAAGTACCTGACCAAGCTGACTATGGATCAGGCAATTAAGACCATCCGCAACCGTATTGACCAGTTCGGTGTGGCTGAGCCGGATATCCGTAAACAGCAGGGCAATCGCATTCAGGTGCAGCTGCCCGGTATGCAGGATCCCGAAAGAGCTATTAAAATTATCGGTAAGACCGCTCACCTCGAGTTCAAGCTCGTGGACGATGTTGCTGACCTTGAAAAAGCGCAGAAGGGTATTGTTGCCCCCGGTCGTGAACTCACTGTCATCATGCACAGACTTCCCGATGGTTCTTACATTGAAAAGCCTATTGTTCTTAAAAAAGACGCTATGCTGACCGGTGAATATATCACCGATGCTCAGACTCGTTTTGACCAGTTCAACCAGCCTTATGTAACCTTGAACTTCAACAGCAGGGGCGCAAGAATTTTTGAACGCGTCACTGGTGAGAATATCAAGAAACGCATGGCTATCGTTCTGGACGGAAAAGTATATTCCGCACCGACCATTCAGGATAAGATTGCGGGTGGCCGCGCTTCCATTACCGGTAGCTACACTACTGAAGAAGCACATGACCTCGCTATCGTCCTTCGCGCCGGTTCTCTGCCCGCTCCGGTTAAAATCCTTGAGCAGAGAACAGTTGGTCCTTCCTTGGGACAGGAATCCATTGATAAAGGTATCTCTGCTGCTGTCGTAGGTAGTGTTCTGGTCCTGGTCTTTATGCTCGTTTATTACGGATTTGCAGGTATTGTTGCTGACGTAGTGCTTGTGCTCAACGTTGTTCTCATTCTTGCAGGTCTCGCAGCTTTCGGTGCAACCCTGACCCTTCCCGGTATCGCAGGTATCATCCTGACTATCGGTATGGCTGTTGATGCCAACGTCATCATTTTCGAACGAATACGTGAAGAACTCAGAAGGGGACTCACTGCCAAGGCCGCTATTGTTGAAGGCTACAGCAGAGCTACCCTGACTATTCTGGACGCAAACATCACCACTGTGATTGCTGCGGTTATTCTTTACCAGTTCGGTACCGGGCCGGTGCGCGGTTTTGCGGTAACTCTTACTCTGGGTATCATTACCTCCATGTTTACCGCTATTTTCGTGACCCGCATCTTGTTTGATCTTTACACCTCCAAGCGTGCTGCTGATGCGCCGCTGAACATTTAA
- the secF gene encoding protein translocase subunit SecF has protein sequence MGLQIIKPDTKIDFIGFKAKAFIISAVLILLGIGSLIMNGGPKYGIDFAGGIVVQVKFDKKVEVKAVKGALKEAKLPGLVVQSFGHDDDNEILLRTSSSDISSSEVRDKISSGLESGMGGTGFEIQRLEMVGPKVGADLRTKAIEALYFAVLLIAIYISGRFEQRWFAAAIMAGGLFGGITLLQMLGMSTTVLIFGALFITIGLCWYLKLNYALGAIVALIHDIMITVGIFSLLGKEFDLTIIAALLTIIGYSLNDTIIVFDRIRENLLGKVSDCLADTINISINQTLSRTILTSGTTLLVVAALFALGGGVIHDFALALLIGVGVGTYSSIFVASPILLGFGPSKIEDDVEEAEAA, from the coding sequence ATGGGATTGCAGATAATTAAACCCGATACCAAGATCGATTTTATCGGATTCAAGGCCAAAGCGTTCATCATTTCCGCTGTGCTGATTCTTCTCGGAATCGGCTCGCTGATCATGAACGGCGGCCCCAAGTACGGCATCGACTTTGCCGGCGGTATTGTGGTTCAGGTTAAGTTTGATAAAAAAGTAGAAGTAAAGGCCGTTAAAGGTGCTCTTAAGGAAGCTAAGCTTCCCGGACTGGTTGTTCAGAGCTTCGGTCATGATGACGATAATGAAATCCTGCTCAGGACTTCTTCCTCCGATATCAGTTCCTCAGAAGTAAGGGATAAAATCTCTTCCGGACTTGAGTCCGGTATGGGTGGTACCGGATTTGAAATTCAGCGTCTGGAAATGGTTGGTCCCAAAGTCGGTGCTGACCTTCGTACCAAGGCTATCGAGGCCCTGTATTTTGCAGTGCTCCTGATTGCCATCTACATTTCCGGTCGTTTTGAGCAGCGCTGGTTTGCTGCGGCAATCATGGCTGGTGGCCTTTTCGGCGGAATCACCCTGCTGCAGATGCTTGGTATGTCCACCACCGTACTCATTTTCGGTGCACTGTTCATTACCATCGGATTGTGCTGGTACCTGAAGCTTAACTACGCTCTAGGTGCAATTGTGGCACTTATCCACGATATTATGATCACTGTGGGTATCTTCTCCCTGCTCGGCAAGGAGTTCGACCTGACCATCATCGCGGCACTGCTGACCATCATCGGTTACTCTCTGAACGATACCATCATCGTTTTTGACCGTATCCGTGAGAACCTGCTCGGCAAAGTCAGTGATTGTCTTGCTGATACCATCAACATCAGTATCAACCAGACTCTTAGCAGAACCATCCTGACTTCCGGCACAACCCTGCTGGTTGTTGCGGCTCTGTTCGCACTGGGTGGCGGCGTTATCCACGATTTCGCCCTCGCACTGCTCATCGGTGTAGGCGTTGGTACTTACTCTTCAATCTTTGTTGCAAGCCCCATCCTTCTCGGATTTGGTCCCAGCAAGATTGAAGATGATGTGGAAGAGGCTGAAGCAGCATAG
- a CDS encoding sulfotransferase family 2 domain-containing protein, translated as MHSPFFFLHIPKTAGTTLNHIFAAKFPEDTICSVYTKEENEFLRKISAEEVDRIQLVQGHIFVHNFNEFFSGAFGKYAFTFLRDPVARVVSEYNFLRTWPENHLYRYLNEEKVTLIDYVSSQRPELIYRGKNLMARSLCGAVEDGRSMLERAKDNLQRLYLFGITERFDESLLLLKRMMSLENILYEKHNVRKKRSAITDEELEVIREYNSQDIELYKFASSLFDQRINDLGDDFKKELAVFKNMNERYQRIASLLMKQNADDNKDFIYGK; from the coding sequence TTGCACAGCCCATTCTTTTTTCTGCATATTCCCAAAACTGCGGGGACAACTCTAAACCATATCTTTGCAGCTAAATTTCCCGAAGATACAATATGCTCTGTCTACACAAAAGAAGAGAATGAGTTTCTAAGAAAAATCAGTGCCGAAGAAGTAGATCGTATTCAGCTTGTTCAAGGGCATATCTTTGTCCACAACTTTAATGAATTCTTTTCCGGTGCTTTTGGGAAATATGCATTTACATTTCTTCGTGATCCTGTTGCGCGGGTTGTTTCTGAATATAATTTTTTACGCACATGGCCTGAGAATCATCTCTACCGCTATTTGAATGAAGAGAAAGTGACTTTGATTGATTATGTCAGCAGTCAGCGGCCTGAGCTCATTTATAGAGGTAAAAATCTGATGGCCAGGTCTCTTTGCGGTGCTGTTGAAGATGGCAGAAGCATGCTTGAGAGGGCAAAGGATAATCTGCAAAGATTGTATCTTTTTGGTATTACTGAGCGGTTTGACGAAAGTTTGCTGCTGCTGAAAAGAATGATGAGTCTTGAAAATATTTTATATGAAAAACATAACGTAAGAAAGAAGCGGAGCGCGATAACAGACGAAGAGCTTGAGGTTATTCGTGAATACAACAGCCAGGATATCGAGCTTTATAAATTCGCTTCAAGCCTATTCGATCAACGTATTAATGACTTAGGTGATGATTTTAAGAAAGAATTAGCTGTTTTTAAAAATATGAATGAACGTTATCAGCGAATTGCCAGTCTGCTTATGAAGCAAAATGCAGATGACAATAAAGATTTTATATATGGAAAATAG